Proteins co-encoded in one Cataglyphis hispanica isolate Lineage 1 chromosome 4, ULB_Chis1_1.0, whole genome shotgun sequence genomic window:
- the LOC126848959 gene encoding protein dopey-1 homolog isoform X3 encodes MGSIALEEYELMKDSKYRVYVNAVDKALKSFEYTSEWADLISALGKLNKVLLSHMKFPVIPRRIKISKRLAQCMHPALPSGVHLKALETYDIIFKCMGTNRLSHELFIYSAGLFPLLGHAAMNVRPSLLTVYETHFVPLGERLRPGLSGFLSGVLLGLEDGSDHFDRTNSLLEKVCDGVGAEHFYACLWDCLASNSGIRLPAISFVLAHFNKKLTMEEQRYIMGTNTKIMVSALCAGVQDTSVLVQRSALDFLLIGFPIHNSQLTHQDMILLIKAALVTILRRDMSLNRRLFAWLLGTEVSTSILKKNHITVDTKEHSITYFDIYSKKMLVEAIKYLLKEVCEENSQDLKPYRILISLLDKVDIGPVILDDILFEVFRTFYNACKQSALNHISKTSEVVKSANLLFSTLEPSYIWIHCGHLFEKACNRRAKTQVTIEDVTVKTVGSGMPNLVEVCILTEFLLETVSLDAFIDTPSEHLPGLFYEIISKLLYHINILSSMEISKSLKLCAKILSKVQPTVVTTHADKYEIDSKMDASLNNITVPSDNSLTAIPLEKSQSDSKLNKADISGTSFAEKSPSTRRRANSGGAAKRNEKKSKKKGSKSTSKLTDTYTIQADGTNISVVVNEDIKSLPRNKSMDDIKTSCIETDAISSSSNNKLSTTSKHLTNVSPLGSTGSLYRGPSPAFQAQHSMLEKCLRQYEIFYVKLISNRILSKERTVQDMFNHLVISCPRKSFDERMHCLELLLNSRLNMEDSGFFSQDVSVTEDTKCLDIFHLSLDIVAHSEWNETMKIASSLFVELSTFPKYFLPGDDVLVEEEPKFEHVLPDWLKVLIVCSCWLQKQPALQLTSIATLLDLVALLKAHNDIEIHSKSGEGITTVIMVPLLKQRHITYLMQYTNVFQVLAHSLWNHLGELPAHKFRMRCVELLHELHHALYNSCDAVEDLIGSALTSENPEKKIEAFSRFATLWHLGREIETNPRLRGCLRIFDQSLLKMLDNLQLADNSPLKLLAQSWLLHSLMRGDISRVIDPLLTILLDPSTCRMSVLHVSIQHSNTVLTKNDPVEEKSEVQDDTEGAAKIYAISSVDGNVIYHVSDNVDEDKKWKKGKKKKQTINPVKIKRIFAVTTLATGDNCNHYVTERNQFMKELEVPPSISGNRKISVFVNPLSINCNENSNDSLTEDDSLPSIRKVNLTTELLKNATRFKKIDFDKGSTASLDESLFESANSSLKVKDKSSFKKLNDDVDSSLDSITNSLDSSSPEVTNKQSKQKKEPVVMPGSSREIAGTLIKGRYYSTNEFNMNYDHEIGSFEASAEVPSWTMDDDDGDLDVSTTAEEYFSNSSSASIVEEILNEVLDRAMQLCDVAEPPKNEEAPQHSAKTNRNVGLGVHNLHSHMLLYCGVYDSVRTLYVLRTLRNELLTNTRMFLCCAATTGAANATKNTVLLNLLARHRKSVFGRNFHGDIANTEFIAAYRSSMYLEVLISVCLYFARSYYPNLGQMRLTYDEISGNRQVQLASAELLTLIFSELIPIVRDSGKGFSCYIVDLLTKCKVQKVALHCLVSSVMSMKNAHKENEDVFTFTEEIVLFNDPIIDNDINKCKYRASDHTEAFQIQLLRLLLALIMLEHQCSSQKGEEINPTTSSIPSSPTRTLPNLIGNSLKYVSGAAIPQQPMFLASILSALQLNHMRHLHQHWTTLVTSSLPFMGSSLTSVVTSVIHQLCSNIEHLASYYINEEPASKLQDISTVECCLPADYTVTHLEALTYLLHYCLLDTSQQIGFSFNQPLSGTIQTGIPGANPGQIFNNLIHVFMPSPLSPDLSTTKDKTGATELQQHARRTALSHLPRIIASLSALWQAVLATKDNEQASCVVGSPRIVKYQLLELLSPISFHHGANFLAAVAVAWHERRQPSAASKKILPEACPNQQVMVHLVSAIRVMPIDTLVHTVHQVVKTPPPIHGIKQDFSLEVSVLELLYIYMQSNTSQSLIESWASLLSLLKDGLSLTAPAQFLLLAILNEYVQKCPPMQEKKDIKDLQDVSAKFIESCSQIAGACLEQTTWLRRNLAVREDVFEVVEGSSEGKEGKNGAVTPGTPPNAAYSVQAQAVLAEILAPLLDVSYGSQEKERVVTLLTNLMYNVTPYLKNHTIKNIASFTACSQLLASLSGYQYTRKAWRKDVLDLLLDSAFFQMTPSCLPYWRTIIDNLMTHDNTTFRDLMNRVSMAQGSGISIFSSKEQEYEQKAQLLKRLAFVILCSEMDQYHKYMPEIQERLADSLRLPQVIPSIQAQVFLCFRVLLLRMSPQHATSLWPVIVSELVQVFLYIEQELSTDSEEFSSHIKLLSALDSSWAVNASNGLQAHGHPHWLQLQLAAAKLLDLALLLPAHRLPQFQMYKWAFVGDAAAGCIDNNNLSSDFVPHITRIAKLMDNKFKPEGPPPKRNSGELLLTSNNVRSLQDLHHFFSSLSRATCDTYVPINNTQLETVIEQDFLEKMPTMPAR; translated from the exons ATGGGTTCCATTGCTTTAGAGGAGTACGAGTTAATGAAGGACTCGAAATATCGAgt ctaTGTGAATGCTGTTGATAAAGCTCTAAAAAGCTTTGAATATACGAGCGAATGGGCAGATCTAATTTCTGCATTAGGAAAGCTTAACAAGGTGCTGCTAAGTCATATGAAGTTTCCTGTTATTCCAaggagaattaaaatatcaaagagatTAGCCCAATGCATGCATCCAGCACTACCATCTGGTGTTCATTTGAAAGCTTTAGAAACGtatgacattatttttaagtgtATGGGCACTAATAGACTCAGCCATgagctatttatatatagtgcag GACTGTTTCCATTATTGGGTCATGCTGCTATGAATGTCAGACCGTCATTATTAACAGTATATGAAACACACTTTGTGCCACTTGGCGAAAGATTGAGACCAGGATTAAGCGGTTTTTTAAGCGGTGTTCTTTTAGGTTTAGAAGATGGATCTGATCATTTTGACAG aacAAATTCCTTATTGGAGAAAGTATGCGATGGTGTAGGTGCAGAACATTTTTATGCATGTCTCTGGGATTGTTTAGCTTCAAATTCGGGCATTCGCTTGCCTGCTATATCATTTGTGCTCGCGCACTTCAACAAGAAATTAACAATGGAAGAGCAAAGATATATTATGGGTACTAATACTAAAATTatg gtATCAGCCTTATGCGCAGGAGTACAAGACACTTCGGTGCTAGTACAAAGAAGTGCACtggattttctattaataggTTTTCCTATACATAACAGTCAATTGACACATCaagatatgatattattaatcaaagcTGCTTTAGTTACTATATTACGAAGAGACATGAGCTTAaacag ACGTTTGTTTGCTTGGTTATTGGGCACTGAAGTAAGTACATCAATTTTAAAGAAGAACCACATAACTGTGGACACCAAGGAGCATTCTATaacatattttgacatatattccaaaaaaatgttagttgaagcaataaaatatttgcttaaaGAAGTATGCGAAGAAAATTCACAGGATTTAAAGCCATATAGAATACTTATCTCATTACTTGATAAGGTGGATATTGGACCAGTAATTTTGGATGATATTCTGTTTGAAGTGTTTAg GACATTTTATAATGCCTGTAAACAATCTGCACTGAATCATATATCAAAAACAAGTGAAGTAGTAAAatctgcaaatttattattttcaactttGGAACCATCATATATCTGGATACATTGTGGACATTTATTCGAAAAGGCCTGCAATAGAAGAGCAAAGACACAAGTTACCATAGAAGATGTTACTGTAAAAACGGTCGGTAGTGGAATGCCAAATTTAGTGGAAGTATGCATACTAACAGAATTTTTACTCGAGACTGTATCATTGGACGCATTCATAGACACTCCGTCTGAGCATCTTCCTGGtttgttttatgaaataattagcaagcttttatatcacattaatattttgtcttcAATGGAGATCTCAAAAAGTCTTAAATTGTGCGCCAAGATTTTGTCGAAAGTACAACCGACTGTGGTAACGACTCATGCAGACAAGTATGAAATAGATAGTAAAATGGATGCTTCTCTGAATAATATTACAGTTCCTAGCGATAATTCGCTAACGGCGATTCCTTTGGAAAAAAGTCAGTCGGATAGTAAATTGAATAAGGCCGATATATCCGGTACCTCTTTTGCGGAGAAAAGTCCGAGTACGAGAAGAAGAGCTAATTCCGGTGGCGCTGCTaagagaaatgagaaaaagtcGAAGAAAAAGGGGAGTAAAAGTACTTCCAAGTTAACCGATACATATACTATACAAGCCGATGGTACCAACATATCGGTCGTAGTGAACGAAGACATAAAATCTTTACCTAGGAATAAAAGCATGGACGATATTAAAACGAGCTGCATCGAAACCGATGCAATAAGCTCTTCTTCGAATAATAAACTGTCTACCACATCAAAACACTTGACAAATGTCAGTCCATTGGGATCAACGGGATCCTTATATAGGGGACCATCTCCGGCATTTCAGGCACAGCACTCCATGTTAGAAAAGTGCCTCCgtcaatatgaaatattttatgtcaaattaattagtaatcGAATACTTAGCAAAGAAAGAACAGTGCAAGATATGTTTAATCACTTGGTGATCTCTTGCCCGAGAAAGAGTTTCGACGAGAGAATGCATTGCTTGGAACTTCTGCTGAATTCCAGATTAAATATGGAGGACTCTGGATTCTTTAGTCAAGATGTGTCTGTAACAGAGGATACCAAGTGTCTGGATATTTTTCACTTGTCTCTTGATATCGTAGCGCATTCGGAATGGAACGAGACCATGAAAATAGCGTCTAGCTTATTCGTGGAATTATCCACATTTCCAAAATACTTCTTACCCGGCGACGATGTACTCGTGGAGGAAGAACCCAAGTTCGAGCACGTTCTTCCGGATTGGTTGAAAGTCCTAATAGTCTGTTCCTGCTGGTTACAGAAGCAACCGGCATTACAATTAACGAGCATCGCTACATTATTGGACTTGGTAGCATTATTGAAAGCACATAATGACATCGAGATACATTCGAAAAGTGGAGAAGGTATAACGACAGTGATTATGGTGCCGTTGTTGAAACAACGGCACATTACCTACTTGATGCAATACACTAATGTATTTCAG gtATTGGCACATTCCTTGTGGAATCATTTGGGCGAGCTTCCCGCTCATAAATTTAGGATGCGTTGCGTAGAGCTGTTGCACGAATTGCATCACGCTTTATACAATTCCTGCGACGCAGTCGAAGACTTAATAGGATCTGCTCTCACTTCCGAGAATCCTGAAAAAAAGATCGAAGCATTCAGTAGATTTGCTACTTTATGGCATTTAGGACGAGAAATCGAAACGAATCCACGGCTACGCGGTTGTCTCAGAATTTTCGACCA AtccttattaaaaatgttggaCAATCTTCAACTTGCAGACAATTCGCCGTTAAAACTATTAGCTCAATCATGGCTACTACATTCCTTGATGCGCGGCGATATATCGCGTGTAATAGATCCCTTACTGACAATACTTTTAGATCCATCCACATGTCGTATGAGCGTTCTCCACGTGAGTATACAACACAGTAATACCGTCCTAACGAAGAACGATCCGGTGGAGGAAAAATCAGAGGTTCAAGATGACACAGAAGGTGCTGcgaaaatttatgcaattagTTCTGTCGACGGCAATGTGATATATCATGTGAGCGATAACGTGGACGAGgataaaaaatggaagaaaggcaagaaaaaaaaacagacgaTAAATCCCGTGAAAATAAAACGAATCTTTGCCGTGACGACATTGGCGACTGGTGATAATTGCAATCACTATGTCACGgaaagaaatcaatttatgAAAGAACTCGAAGTGCCGCCTAGCATATCTGGCAATCGAAAGATTTCCGTGTTTGTGAATCCTCTCTCAATCAATTGTAATGAAAACTCTAACGATTCCTTGACAGAAGACGATTCGCTGCCCAGTATACGCAAGGTAAACTTGACAACAGAATTACTTAAGAATGCCACTCGTTTCAAGAAGATTGATTTCGATAAAGGTTCCACTGCCAGTTTAGACGAGAGTCTTTTCGAATCGGCAAATTCTAGTTTGAAGGTGAAGGATAAGAGTAGTTTCAAAAAACTAAACGATGACGTCGACTCATCTCTAGATTCTATAACAAATAGCTTGGATTCGAGCAGTCCCGAAGTAACTAATAAACAATCTAAACAGAAAAAAGAACCCGTCGTGATGCCGGGCAGTTCCAGAGAAATAGCGGGCACTCTCATAAAAGGCAGATATTACAGTACGAATGAATTTAACATGAATTATGATCATGAAATCGGCAGTTTCGAAGCGAGCGCGGAGGTGCCCAGTTGGACGATGGACGATGATGACGGCGATCTGGATGTCAGCACTACCGCGGAAGAATACTTTAGCAATTCTAGCAGCGCCAGTATAGTTGAAGAGATTCTGAATGAGGTGCTCGATCGTGCGATGCAATTATGCGATGTCGCCGAACCGCCGAAAAAT GAAGAAGCTCCGCAGCATTCCGCAAAAACTAATCGAAATGTTGGTCTGGGTGTTCATAATCTTCATTCCCATATGTTACTCTATTGTGGAGTATACGATTCGGTCAGAACCCTTTACGTTTTACGCACGCTCAGAAACGAACTTTTGACAAATACGCGAATGTTTCTGTGTTGCGCGGCAACAACCGGTGCGGCAAATGCGACGAAGAATACAGTGCTATTAAATCTATTGGCTAGGCATCGGAAAAGTGTTTTTGGCAGAAACTTTCACGGTGATATAGCTAACACGGAATTTATAGCAGCTTATAGGAGTAGTATGTATCTCGAAGTCCTAATAAGCGTGTGTCTGTATTTTGCAAGAAGTTATTATCCAAATCTGGGACAGATGAGGCTTACATATGACGAAATTTCCGGTAACCGTCAA gTACAACTTGCAAGTGCAGAATTATTGACGCTAATATTTTCGGAGTTAATCCCAATTGTTCGCGATTCTGGGAAAGGTTTCAGTTGCTATATAGTCGACCTGCTGACTAAATGTAAAGTACAAAAAGTTGCTCTACACTGTCTCGTATCTAGTGTTATGAGTATGAAGAACGCTCataaagaaaatgaagatGTTTTCACATTTACTGaagaaattgtattatttaacgaTCCGATTATCGataatgatattaacaaatgtaaatatagaGCGAGCGATCATACAGAAGCTTTCCAGATACAACTATTACG aTTACTATTAGCGTTAATTATGTTGGAGCATCAGTGTAGTAGTCAGAAAGGAGAAGAGATTAATCCAACGACATCATCTATTCCAAGTTCACCGACACGGACTCTACCGAATTTAATCGGGAAcagtttaaaatatgtttctggGGCAGCGATACCGCAGCAACCAATGTTTCTTGCTAGTATCCTTAGTGCACTGCAACTC AATCATATGAGGCATCTTCATCAACATTGGACAACTCTTGTTACATCTAGTCTCCCTTTTATGGGATCATCTTTAACGTCTGTTGTAACATCAGTTATTCATCAATTATGCAGTAATATTGAACATTTAGCGTCGTATTATATCAATGAAGAACCCGCGTCAAAGTTACAAGATATAAGCACGGTAGAATGCTGTTTGCCTGCGGATTACACAGTGACACATCTCGAGGCTTTGACATACTTGCTGCATTATTGCCTATTAGATACTTCTCAACAAATTGGATTCTCATTTAATCAGCCGCTAAGTGGTACAATACAAACGGGAATTCCTGGTGCTAATCCCGGACAAATTTTCAACAATCTTATACACGTTTTTATGCCAAGTCCACTTTCTCCG gATCTATCCACAACAAAGGATAAAACAGGCGCAACTGAACTACAACAACATGCTAGAAGAACAGCATTAAGTCATTTACCGAGAATAATAGCATCCTTATCTGCTTTGTGGCAAGCAGTTCTAGCAACAAAAGACAA CGAACAAGCCAGTTGCGTGGTGGGCAGTCCAAGAATTGTCAAATATCAATTGTTAGAACTCTTATCCCCAATCTCTTTCCATCATGGAGCCAACTTTCTAGCTGCAGTCGCGGTTGCTTGGCACGAAAGGCGTCAACCGTCCGCCGCTTCTAAGAAG ATACTTCCAGAAGCCTGTCCCAATCAACAAGTGATGGTTCATTTAGTTAGCGCTATTCGCGTTATGCCGATTGATACTTTGGTACACACTGTGCATCAGGTAGTGAAAACACCACCGCCAATACACGGGATCAAACAGGATTTCTCACTAGAAGTCTCAGTACTggaattactttatatatatatgcagagtAACACGTCGCAATCGCTTATCGAGTCTTGGGCGTCCTTGCTGAGTTTATTGAAAGATGGTTTATCGCTAACAGCACCTGCTCAATTTCTTTTGCTGGCTATACTAAACGAATATGTACAAAAGTGTCCGCCTATGCAAGAGAAGAAAGATATCAAAGATTTGCAAGATGTATCAGCAAAG TTTATAGAATCATGTTCGCAAATAGCTGGCGCGTGTCTAGAACAAACAACGTGGCTAAGAAGAAATTTGGCTGTTCGAGAAGATGTGTTCGAAGTAGTTGAAGGTTCTTCGGAAGGTAAAGAGGGAAAAAATGGTGCTG TAACACCTGGAACCCCACCTAATGCAGCATATAGTGTTCAAGCGCAAGCAGTATTAGCGGAAATACTTGCGCCTTTGTTGGATGTCAGTTATGGTTCGCAAGAAAAAGAGCGCGTGGTAACATTGCTAACAAACCTCATGTATAATGTTACACCTTATCTGAAAAATCACAC taTAAAGAATATTGCCTCATTCACTGCATGTTCTCAATTATTGGCTTCTTTGTCGGGTTATCAATACACGAGGAAAGCATGGCGAAAAGACGTTTTAGATTTGTTACTCGATTCAGCCTTTTTCCAAATGACACCATCCTGTCTGCCATACTGGAGAACTATAATAGACAATCTGATGACACATGATAATACTACCTTCAGAGATTTAATGA ATCGCGTGTCCATGGCTCAAGGCAGCGGAATCAGTATATTCTCTTCAAAGGAACAAGAGTATGAACAGAAAGCGCAACTATTAAAGCGATTGGCGTTTGTCATCCTTTGCAGCGAGATGGATcagtatcataaatatatgccAGAGATACAAG AACGTTTAGCAGATAGTCTACGTCTACCCCAAGTGATCCCATCTATCCAAGCACAAGTATTTCTATGTTTCCGCGTATTACTATTGAGAATGTCACCGCAACACGCGACGTCTTTGTGGCCAGTCATAGTTAGCGAGCTTGTTCAAGTCTTTCTTTATATCGAGCAAGAATTGAGTACGGATAGCGAAGAGTTCAG TTCACATATTAAACTGCTTTCGGCCTTGGACTCATCGTGGGCTGTTAACGCTAGCAATGGACTTCAGGCACACGGACACCCTCACTGGTTGCAGCTGCAACTAGCTGCCGCCAAACTGTTAGATCTCGCGTTACTATTGCCCGCACACAGATTACCGCAATTTCAGAT GTATAAATGGGCATTCGTTGGAGACGCAGCGGCAGGATGTATAGATAACAACAATCTATCTTCAGACTTTGTACCGCACATTACAAGAATAGCAAAATTGATGGATAATAAG tttaaacCTGAAGGACCACCGCCCAAAAGAAATTCAGGGGAGCTTTTACTGACATCAAATAATGTTCGCTCTCTGCAAGATTTGCATCACTTCTTCTCAAGTCTTAGTCGCGCCACGTGCGACACATATGTACCgataaataatacacaattGGAGACTGTAATCGAACAAGactttcttgaaaaaatgCCGACCATGCCAGCGAGATAG